In the genome of Epinephelus lanceolatus isolate andai-2023 chromosome 18, ASM4190304v1, whole genome shotgun sequence, one region contains:
- the rrn3 gene encoding RNA polymerase I-specific transcription initiation factor RRN3, whose protein sequence is MEIDGRDFLNTPPVKTVRFGGSVAETLAKHKQGDSSDYELLKHQLADPEIKDAQIINWLQEFRSCVTQLTKDHEQLIYTILRLPWVGRSHAVVEEYMAFLSNLVSAQTVYLCACLKMVVSHFTPKRVTICEGGVDISDSDDEDENLPRNFDQCHQALQLITRYVPSTSRFLMPILQENFPFVQKSSRTLECYVHNLLRVTTYIPSIQRDILEVIIGKMLKLDVSASRSDIEEAEENVVQNQQTEEGLFDMDEDMSADQPSRTAVMAHPVAERLDTLMAVLMAYIKDVCYVNDTLHVERTKDLYRDLLSVFDKLILPTHASCHVQYTLFYLCSFRVALAEAFLDHLWKILQSPSQPAVLRQAAAGYLGSFLARAKFIPVLTVRACLDLLLSWIHRYIDSQDSSGRQACCDISLHGPFYTACQAVFYTIIFRHRAMLEGNMKKGLEYLQSLNLERVVMCQLNPLKVCLPSVTSMFAAITRTYQVVFCYTIIERNNRHMLPVVRSSAGGDSVTTNTNPLDSFFPFDPYLLKRSGKLIEPLYQVWEELSDAELLPTKTGQQGSREDEDDFLCGETPKAEGIVGMTPSSYGSNICSPSSVGSPPVAF, encoded by the exons ATGGAGATAGACGGTCGGGACTTTTTGAACACTCCTCCTGTGAAGACTGTCAGATTTGGAGGCAGTGTCGCCGAAACGTTAGCTAAACATAAGCAG GGAGACTCAAGTGACTATGAACTGCTGAAACATCAGCTGGCTGATCCTGAGATAAAG GATGCTCAGATCATCAACTGGCTACAAGAGTTTCGGAGTTGTGTGACCCAGCTAACCAAGGACCATGAACAGCTCATCTATACTATCTTG AGGCTTCCATGGGTTGGCCGGAGTCATGCTGTGGTGGAGGAGTACATGGCCTTCCTCAGTAATCTGGTCTCAGcacagactgtttacctgtGTGCCTGCCTCAAGATGGtggtctcccacttcactcccA AGAGAGTGACCATCTGTGAAGGAGGGGTTGATATCTCTGATTCAGATGACGAAGATGAAA ACCTCCCCAGAAACTTTGATCAGTGTCACCAGGCATTGCAGCTCATCACCAGATACGTTCCATC CACGAGTCGCTTTCTGATGCCCATTCTGCAAGAGAACTTCCCCTTTGTGCAGAAATCCTCCAGAACACTG GAGTGTTACGTCCACAACCTCCTGAGGGTCACCACGTACATACCATCAATCCAGCGAGACATTCTGGAGGTGATCATTGGAAAGATGCTCAAACTGGAT GTAAGTGCGTCGCGCTCAGACATTGAGGAGGCAGAAGAGAACGTAGTGCAGAACCAGCAGACAGAGGAAGGACTCTTTGACATG gATGAGGACATGTCAGCAGATCAGCCCTCCAGGACGGCTGTGATGGCCCACCCAGTGGCTGAAAGGCTGGACACTCTCATGGCTGTTCTGATGGCTTACATCAAGGACGTCTGCTATGTCAATG acacTCTTCATGTGGAACGGACCAAGGATCTGTACAGAGATTTGTTGAGTGTGTTTGACAAGCTCATTCTGCCAACACATGCTTCCTGTCACGTCCAGTACACACTCTTTTACCTCTGCAGTTTCAGAGTG GCCCTGGCTGAGGCCTTCCTGGATCACCTGTGGAAGATCCTGCAGAGTCCCTCTCAGCCCGCTGTCCTCCGCCAGGCTGCTGCTGGATACCTGGGGAGCTTCCTGGCCAGAGCCAAGTTCATCCCTGTGCT CACCGTGCGGGCATGTCTGGACCTGCTGCTCTCCTGGATCCATCGCTACATCGACAGCCAGGACAGCAGTGGCAGACAGGCCTGCTGTGACATCAGCCTGCATGGGCCCTTCTACACTGCATGCCAGGCCGTCTTCTACACAATTATCTTCAGACACAGAGCCATGCTGGAGGGCAACATGAAGAAAG gtCTGGAGTATCTGCAGAGTCTGAACCTGGAGCGAGTGGTGATGTGTCAGTTGAATCCCCTCAAAGTTTGCCTGCCATCAGTCACCAGCATGTTTGCTGCCATCACCAG GACGTATCAGGTGGTGTTCTGCTACACTATCATAGAGAGGAACAACCGCCACATGCTGCCGGTGGTCCGCAGTTCTGCAGGGGGGGACAGTGTGACCACCAACACCAACCCTCTGGACAGCTTCTTCCCCTTTGACCCCTACCTGCTCAAGAG gTCTGGTAAGCTGATTGAGCCACTGTATCAGGTCTGGGAGGAACTATCAGATGCAGAGCTGCTTCCCACCAAAACAGGACAGCAG ggctCGAGGGAGGACGAGGATGACTTTCTGTGTGGGGAGACGCCCAAAGCGGAGGGCATCGTGGGAATGACACCGAGCTCCTACGGCTCAAACATCTGCAGCCCGAGCAGCGTGGGTTCACCCCCTGTCGCCTTCTAG